In the genome of Caenorhabditis elegans chromosome IV, the window GGTGAGATCCATGATCAAGTTTTAagcgaaattatcgattttttccagattagccgctgaaaacgagaaaaagctgaaatcgATGCTCGACGAGTCGGGAAAATGGTTCGATCGTTACGAGAAAATGATCGATGATCTTGATGAGCAACTGACCACGTATAATACCAATCGCAAAATCGTTCTGGATAATATTATCAACGGTGTAAGTTATTGGGGTGGCGGTGCGGTCGTGCCGCGGTTTTggtctgaaaatcgatatttgatCCGTTGCGGTCGCGCCACTGcttcagttcaaaaaatctatgCTTAACGCGTTGCGGTTGCTGGGCGGTTTTCGctagaaatatcgattttccatgCGCCGCGGTCGCGTTGCGGTACacgttcaaaaatcaataattgatgcgctgcggtcgcgtcgcggtttcGGCCCCGCCGCCGTCCCCTCTGAAAAGATCAATAATTCCAGATACAACCGATGTATGAACGCTGGCAAGCGGCTCGAAAAGAGATGGCCGCCGTGAAATTCACGACGCATCGTGTAATTCCATCGCCGACCATTTTCGGCAATCTGGCTCACTACGGAATATCGATTTTACGCCAAATACTGTTCTATATGGCATATTGTCGGGATTTGGTGTCGGCCGGCGATCAGCAGAGAAGTGGCTCACCGAAATCGGATTCGACACGTACTTTGAACTCGTTGAACCTCTCGGCCGAAAATAAAtgattgatttattgattttttttattttctgggaAACTTGCatgaaaatcaagaattttcacataaaacgCTGAAAAACGCTGCCATCGGGTACGGTATCTCCATttctgtgcaaacaccgactacagtaacccaaggCGTAGAATTTGACGACAAGTTGCAGAAAAACCTCGAAAATAAGGGCAAACgtggaattttcaaagataaGCATATAATttgtgctgaaatttttgaaatattgttcattttcacgatttttgtgcaatttatGGTCGATTCTAGTGTATTGGGCtagagacccgaagaactcggtggatgtccaattggggggattaccaactcgacagaaccgtggcttgcaatacgcccatttctgcaactgccgcacggttttaaaactgtatttttctcaatagagcgagaattaacaagaaaaaataattttaaaaccgtgcggcagttgcagaaatgggcgtattgcaagccacggttctgtgggcggggccaatcccccgagttggtaatccccccagttggacatcccccgagttcttcgggtcttgGGCTACTGTGatcggtgtttgcacagaaTTCGAGCTACAGTACCACAGAAATAGcaagattcaaattttccgtaaTTGTTTATCGAACATTTTGCTGCTAATCACAACTTTAATCAAGAAATAAAGTGACAAACACgactaaattttcattttcctcaCCTTTTTGTGCATTTCCCAACATTTTCGTAACTTTTTTACACTTTCATGGTTAATACATATTGCTTCAATAAGTTTCTTTCTTCAATTTGactagttgaaaaaatctccACGAAATTTGCTActtttaagcctaaaaataggCAGATATCTCAAAATTGTagatattcaatttcaaactcgCGCTCTTTTCTCGTGGCCGCGGCCTAGAAATCCCGCTCTCTCACTGTTCtcttccagattttttaatttgaaaaataatttatttcgccgcgttttccttcatttttcatcgattttccgtctaattttctgcattttttcagCAGAATGGACCCATTGGAAGCTCTCCAAAAGCATGTGCAGAGGCCAGAAGAGTTTCCGCTGCGAGAAGTCACCGTGGTAAGtgttttaacgatttttgtcgattttccaatcatttttctcattttcagagcGGAATCTCGTATGTGGCGTTCGGCGACTACGCTTATAAGAAAGACACGGAGACTAGCCTCCAAATCTACGGAAAAAGCGATGAATTCTACTCTTTGGAGTCACTGGTCGTATTTCTCAAGTACTCACACGAAAATCACGGAGTTTATGTGAAAGAAGCGGCCGCCGCCGGTGTTCGAGCCGTTACACGTATTGATAGGtagaaaatatcgatttttagccgaaaacacgtgtaatttttcagaaaaaatgtgacaGAGTACCTCCAGGGTGACCGCACAGACTTTCCGGCGCTGATGAACCAAGTAAATCCGCTTTCGCTTCGCCAATTGCTCCATTCCTCGGAGCCAGAAGCAAAAAAGCCACGTTTAGACGGTGAAGCCGCCGGCGAGCCAATGGACACGAGCACTTCGggttattttaaacaaaaatctgaaaaaaaaactaatttcgagctaaaaaccttaaaaattatcgtttttaagctaaaaataaGGATTTTTAGACAAGATATGacttgaaaatcgatttttaaaaggttttagctgaaaataacgatttttaaagctaaaaaccGACGAATTCTACGctaaaatccaaattttaggCTAAATGCTTAATAAAAACCTACTTTCACGCTAAAAGCCCCATTTAAACCcccaaaaatccaattgtggactaaaaaactacaaaatagttaatttaagccaaaaaactggaaaaaacgtagtttaagctgaaaatctgaagaaaacaccaattttgagctaaaaaccgaaagaaaaaactgtttttaagttaaaaattattgtttttagctcaaaaacaattttaggtgaacatttgaataaaaatccgattttaagcttaaaaaagtataaaatagctcattttaagccaaaaagcCTGTAACTACCTTAAAAATAACCGTTTCTAAGctaaaaatcatgatttttagcagaaatttgctcaaaaatcccgatttttctcaaaattaactCCATTTTTTTCCCAGATGAGCCCCAGGAATCCGCGGTATCCGCTGCAAAGAAAGAAGTCGAAATTCGTGCACTAAATGACAATCTGACAAAGGATAGAATTGctgaaatgagaagaaaacgACAAAGTCATCGAGAAAAAGGAATAGTCACCATTGAGTACggcaaaaaattaggaaaatggGCTAAAAAGGCCAAATTTATGCTGAAAAATGATgcaaaaatgcagattttagcctgaaaacccgaaaatttcacgaaattgcgaatttctcagttttcggttgaaaaattgggaaaattacGTTGAAAACGTAGTTTTTACCcgagaaaaccgaaaaacaacagtaaaaagccaattttcgatttaaaacaattttaactgggaaaaaatatgaaattcaatttttttttttcaaaattccctactaaaattcggattttcatataaaaaactACGCAAATCAcctaaaaaaaccgaaattctaccagaaaaaagtgattttcaactcaaaaaatcttaaatttatcCCATTTTCATAGAACAGAgccaattttctccaaaaacccgatttttgtgcaatttgtcGTGAATTCcggtgttttgggttactgtagtcggtgtttgcacagaaATGGGGCTACAGTACTCAAAATAGACATTTTTCTGGGtattttcgttaaaatttctgaaaaaattgtgaaaattcattgcaaaaaacggaaaatctcgattttctaggtcaaaattttcttaaaaacttgtttaactcgaaaattcttagaaaactccgaatttctcattttttggttcaaaaaactacgaaaagtcgatttttagtttgaaaatctcgtaattttctaaattttcaccgaaaagtttccaaaaatcggccaatttttcttttaaaaaaagcctgaaaaatatagaatttttatgcaaaaaaaatccgaaaaccCCGATTTTCTAGGACAACATTTCCTCAAAAACCTGATTTTCtgatcaagaaatttcaatttttcagtgaatccCTATCCACACTGACGTCAGCCTCACTTCCGAAGACTCGAATCCACAAAACCCGTGAAAATGTCATGTTGGGAGCTCGAGATTTGTCAAATGTGCTCGATATTATCACTTCAGCCCAACGGCAATGGGATTTAaacgagaaaaaggaaaaagtggCGGCTGTTCATGCTACGAATCTCTCGAAAGATCAGTCTGGAGCCGCTGGTGGACAACAGCAACGTTCCGGTTATTCTAGATATGCTCAGGAAGCTTTTGCTCATGTAAGGGAGCCCCCTCCCCAAActatgtgaaaatttgagaaaaattggtgaaaaatcgATCTTTCTGCTATTTTTCAcgcaaaaattcggaaaatttgatccaaaaattatgaaattcgtgaaaaccggcaattttttcctaaaaattcaacattttcaccaaaaacccGCTAAAAATGACGAATTCGGATACTGTAGCCCCGTTTCTGTGCAAAcaacaactacagtaacccaaaacactGGAATTCACGACAAATTgcacaaaactcaaaaactgacgtaaaaatgcgatttttcacgcaaaaattcgaaaattttgatccaaataaatgaaaaattgagaaaagattcgaatttcagtgaaattatGTCCAAAAATCtactaaaattcaattttttcaggaaaaaaccaAGGAAATTCAAACGGAAGGCTCTTTTATTGGAAGTAATTTCAGCAGTATCAAGCAGGGACATCATGCGGTACAAAGTTCGTAAAATCCgagaaattgcaattttaaattcaaaaaaatcagaaattttataaaatttgaccctaaattcgaaaaacaccgaaaaattcccacatttcgaaacaaaattggaaaacttcaTAAATTGACTTAAAATCCGGGTTTTTGTAATATTCTCAccaattttgactgaaaaaactcgtaaaaaatgcttttttttttcattaaagttGATCtggaaagctgaaaattcggaaaatttatgaaattttcactaaaaacctgtgaaaaaccaatttgtgccggaaaatgtgatttttaacacaaaaattcagaaattttgcttcaaaatggagaatttcatgaaaaatgacgattttgggtactgtagctctatctctgtgcaaacaccgactacagtaacccaaaacgTCGGATTTGACGACAAATTGCACagaattcataaaatttgaccTAAAAtctgggttttttttctgaaatttctactaaaaaatgtaaaaaacgccaatttttcacaaaattttcaattttccagaagcaCCCGACGCTCCCCCAGGCCGTCCTCCACTCGCCAAGCCCATCCAGCTTCTGACGTCATcaactgccacgtcatcaggCTCATCAGCAGCTCAAAATGGCTCAAAACGGACGTCTCGCTCCCCGATCATCATCGTTCCGTCGGCAATGAATACGATGATAAATTTGTACAATGTTCGAGATATTCTGCAGAATTTCAGCTATGTTCCTGTTGATCAGCGACGAAAAGAGACGAATAAGAAGCCTGTCGATTTGGCTATTCAACGGCAGAAAAATGGTGTTACTTGTGCgtttttttggctggaaatgcgatttttcacgcgaaaatttggaaattttgacccaaaaaatgagaaaaactaaGATTTGTgcttgaaaatctgaatttattggaaaaatttgaaattcttgagccaaaaatgctgaaaattaaacatttcgacgaaaaaaaccccgaaaaatGACGGTTTTGAGTACTGTAGCCCCATTTCTGTGCAAtcaccgactacagtaacccaacacaTCTGAATTTAcgacaaaattctgaaaatggtcAAATCCTTCTCGAAAACTTGcgttttgcctgaaatttacGATTGTTTAcgcgaaaattcgaatattttaacccaaaaataatgaaaatcgTAAAATCCACCGGTTTTTgcgcaaaaatggaaaatgttgacttaaaaacttgaaaaatgagacgattttgggtactgtagccccatATCTGTGCGACCAcagactacagtaacccaaaacaccgAAATTTACGACAAATTacacaaaacttgaaaatagacttgaaaattcgatttttctcgaaaaagtcctttttaaagtgatttaaaataattttaagctaaaaaattggaaaaatacgcaatttttcaaaatttgtttggaaatttgagcaaaaagcGTAAAACcctgaaatttcgagaaaaaaactgaaatcttCACCTAACCTTTCGAAAATACTCAATTTTAAccaaacatttcgaaaaaactagACGTTTCAGGCAATATTCGCTGcaaaaatggtattttttgggatttttaaccgattttaagctaaaaattcgaaaaaaaaacaaaaactccattttaacctaaaatttgaaattgattcaGACAATATCCGCGTAATCGACAATGCCGAGAAGCTTGCCAATGATGATTGGGATCGTGTGATCGCCGTCTTCGTAATGGGTGTCGCGTGGCAATTCAAAGGCTGGAAATGGAATGGAAATCCGACGGACATCTTCACCCACATTCCTGCATTCCATTTCCACGTCGACCAGGATAAGCCGGTGGCTCAAGTGATGCAGTGGAATGTACACAAGATTCCAGTCTCGGCGACGAAACGGCACATGGATAAGGCTCGATTCAGTCAAGTTTGGGAGACAATCGAGAATTTTGTACGCAAGAACAAGCCACATCTCACCGCCCGTCTTGGACTCTGAAAATTctcggaaattttctttttttcttcattttttgcaaatttatttattcatcacttttgattttattaaaaatgccatttttcttcaaacaatttttaatcgaaaattcaaatttttagcgaaaaaatcattttccacGTGGCGAAATCGTCATTTTTGGAGTggagaaaattcgattttcaagcGGAAAATTGCCCAATTTTCGTCAGTTTTCGTCAGCCAGGcggcgcggtcgcgtcgcggcaacaaattttttaattcgtgaattttcaaggtaatattttggagaaaaattcaaattttccagttaaacattgtttcgttttttggccaaaattgcCTTCTaggattttcgaaatattgctCCATTGGCCACGCGGAGCGGTCGCTTCgcggcttttttttttttcatgattacTGGCTCAAAACTAGACACTTTGAATTCCCAAGTTAAATTCATTTgtcaaaattcttcaaaagaGTTCGGGGAGTAGTGCGATTCAGAAAGcagaaagtgagaaaaaaattagaggtATAGCACAAGTATTAgaaatataccaaaaaattaggtGAAAATTAGCGGGAGAGAGGGAGAGATCATGAGTAATTTAACGGAAATTGAGGGGAAATTTAGTCCATATTCTCGTCGTCGTCAATCTTTGGAGCCAAGTAGAAGCGAAGATATCCATTCTCCTCGATCGGATACTCGACAACGACCGGAACATCGTTGCACAGAGAGAGACGAACTCTGTCGGAAAGTGCCGTCGCCTTGGTGAACTGATTCATGTACTTGATCGAGAAGTTCACATTAACCGGATCCTTGACCTCCAGTGTTACAGCCTCAGTCTCATCGTCAGTGTTGGAAGATGGGGAGTAGGTGACGACAGAAGATCCGATGTCTCCCTTTCCGGTGAACACGATGCCAGCCTTGGTGGCGGTGATGTTCAACGAGTCGGAGAACGTCGACAGATCCTTGCAAGTCTTCTGGAACTCGCCGGCAGGCATCTCACAAACGACGGCGTAGTCTTGATCCGGGATCCCGAGATGTTCGCTGTCAATGTCCATCATTTTGACTGTCACGTCTTGGGTCTTGTCACGCTTTGGATCGGCGAATGTGAAGATGATCGAGTCGCCTTCGTTTTCCTCATACTGCAatgaaaattggtaatttttgggcttaaaattggaatttttcggggaaaaatcgataaaaaatttgaattttca includes:
- the F35F11.2 gene encoding DUF4200 domain-containing protein (Confirmed by transcript evidence), encoding MNSKERPNSSTKNPQKKRLEQLKHRKELAAAAAEKQLKQEKLANSKSKKTQSREPIAKKDEDETSVHMYSMETVDYEYSVEEDHEDDEYKSTKNETIKKFLIDRKQLEKALRLAAENEKKLKSMLDESGKWFDRYEKMIDDLDEQLTTYNTNRKIVLDNIINGIQPMYERWQAARKEMAAVKFTTHRVIPSPTIFGNLAHYGISILRQILFYMAYCRDLVSAGDQQRSGSPKSDSTRTLNSLNLSAENK
- the cdc-73 gene encoding Cell division cycle protein 73 (Confirmed by transcript evidence) → MDPLEALQKHVQRPEEFPLREVTVSGISYVAFGDYAYKKDTETSLQIYGKSDEFYSLESLVVFLKYSHENHGVYVKEAAAAGVRAVTRIDRKNVTEYLQGDRTDFPALMNQVNPLSLRQLLHSSEPEAKKPRLDGEAAGEPMDTSTSDEPQESAVSAAKKEVEIRALNDNLTKDRIAEMRRKRQSHREKGIVTIDESLSTLTSASLPKTRIHKTRENVMLGARDLSNVLDIITSAQRQWDLNEKKEKVAAVHATNLSKDQSGAAGGQQQRSGYSRYAQEAFAHEKTKEIQTEGSFIGSNFSSIKQGHHAVQKAPDAPPGRPPLAKPIQLLTSSTATSSGSSAAQNGSKRTSRSPIIIVPSAMNTMINLYNVRDILQNFSYVPVDQRRKETNKKPVDLAIQRQKNGVTYNIRVIDNAEKLANDDWDRVIAVFVMGVAWQFKGWKWNGNPTDIFTHIPAFHFHVDQDKPVAQVMQWNVHKIPVSATKRHMDKARFSQVWETIENFVRKNKPHLTARLGL
- the pcn-1 gene encoding Proliferating cell nuclear antigen (Confirmed by transcript evidence), which produces MFEAKLANAGLLKKIVESIKDLVTDAPFDCSETAMSLQAMDSSHVALVSLKLEVGLFDTYRCDRTINLGLSLANMSKALKCANNDDTCMLKYEENEGDSIIFTFADPKRDKTQDVTVKMMDIDSEHLGIPDQDYAVVCEMPAGEFQKTCKDLSTFSDSLNITATKAGIVFTGKGDIGSSVVTYSPSSNTDDETEAVTLEVKDPVNVNFSIKYMNQFTKATALSDRVRLSLCNDVPVVVEYPIEENGYLRFYLAPKIDDDENMD